In Flavobacterium piscisymbiosum, the sequence GTTCAAGCAAAGAAGAATTCCTAAAAGCACTGCATACCGTTGCTGCCGGCGGGAAATATTTTAGCGGCGATATTTCGTCTATCTTAATTAGCCAATTGACCAACTCTTCAACATCATTAGAACCGAAACAAAGCTTGTCCGAAGAAATGATGATTACCAAAAGAGAAAAAGAAATCCTCACACTTTTATTGTCCGGAAAAGGAAACAAAGAAATCGCTGAAGCACTTGATATCAGTAAGCGTACTGCCGAAGTACATCGTTTTAACTTAATGAAAAAGTTAAAAGTTAAAAATTTAATGGAACTTTCGAATAAGGCGACTGAGTATTCGTTACTATAAATTACGTATAAATACGTAAT encodes:
- a CDS encoding response regulator transcription factor, with translation MSNIIRVVLADDHVFVRDGIKSLLENEANIEVVGEAIDGADALEVVAASKPDLLIVDIRMPNLTGIEVVEKLRGENNNVKIIMLSMHESEEYVLKSIKAGADGYLLKGSSKEEFLKALHTVAAGGKYFSGDISSILISQLTNSSTSLEPKQSLSEEMMITKREKEILTLLLSGKGNKEIAEALDISKRTAEVHRFNLMKKLKVKNLMELSNKATEYSLL